From a single Nicotiana tomentosiformis chromosome 2, ASM39032v3, whole genome shotgun sequence genomic region:
- the LOC104105027 gene encoding uncharacterized protein, whose protein sequence is MVADALSRRSMESLTRLCVIERPIVKEAQQIARQGEGVLSGKIKNFALDENGVIRLDGRLCVPNVEVLRRAIMIEDHNFRYSIHPGSTKIYHDLMDVYWWNNMKRDIADYVLRYLNCLQVKAEHQRPSGLAQVIEIPEWK, encoded by the exons ATGGTTGCTGATGCTCTAAGCAGAAGATCCATGGAGAGTTTGACCAGGTTGTGTGTGATCGAACGTCCAATAGTTAAGGAAGCCCAACAAATAGCTAGACAAGGG GAAGGTGTCCTTAGTGGCAAGATTAAGAATTTTGCACTTGATGAGAATGGTGTGATTAGACTTGATGGCCGTTTATGCGTGCCTAATGTGGAAGTTCTTCGAAGGGCAATTATGATAGAAGATCACAACTTCAGATATTCAATACATCCAGGTTCTACCAAAATATATCATGATTTGATGGATGTTTATTGGTGGAATAATATGAAGCGAGATATTGCAGATTATGTATTACGGTACCTTAATTGTCTGCAAGTAAAAGCTGAACACCAGAGGCCAAGTGGCTTAGCTCAAGTCATTGAAATACCCGAATGGAAATGA
- the LOC138905442 gene encoding uncharacterized protein, whose amino-acid sequence MVDFDIIVGMDWLSPCHATVNCHVKTVKPSFIGEYPIKVRGEVGRPVGKFISYLKDRKLVSNGCLTYLAHARDMKVGSPLLESVPIVKEFLDVFPDDLPQIPPNKEVEFGIDTLQGTQPILIPPYRMAPSELNELKKKLQDLLDKGFIQPSVLP is encoded by the coding sequence atggtagactttgatatcatagttggcatggactggttatctccttGTCATGCTACAGTTAATTGCCACGTGAAGACGGTTAAACCCTCATTTATTGGGGAATATCCAATTAAAGTTAGAGGTGAAGTGGGTAGGCCTGtgggtaagtttatttcttaccttaaggatAGAAAACTAGTAAGCAACGGGTGTTTGACGTATCTAGCACATGCGCGAGATATGAAAGTTGGCTCCCCATTGCTTGAATCAGTACCGATTGTGAAAGAATTTTTAGACGTATTCCCGGATGATCTCCCACAGATACCACCAAATAAGGAGGTTGAGTTTGGTATAGACACATTGCAAGGAACCCAACCAATCTTGATTCCTCCTTACAGAATGGCTCCATCTGAgctaaatgaacttaagaagaAGTTACAAGACCTCttagataagggttttattcAACCTAGTGTTTTACCTTAG